From Actinopolyspora lacussalsi, a single genomic window includes:
- a CDS encoding XTP/dITP diphosphohydrolase (product_source=KO:K02428; cath_funfam=3.90.950.10; cog=COG0127; ko=KO:K02428; pfam=PF01725; superfamily=52972; tigrfam=TIGR00042) produces the protein MSELLLATRNAAKLAELRRILDDAGVAGLHVIGLDDVPEFPEAPETGATFEANAVAKAVDAARATGLPAVADDSGLAVDALNGMPGVLSARWAGGHGDDRANLDLVLAQLGDVPDERRGAAFVAAAALVTPEGSETVVRGTWPGHLIREPRGSNGFGYDPIFVPEGESRTSAELSAAEKDADSHRGRALRELLPYLRQLAS, from the coding sequence ATGAGCGAGCTGCTGCTCGCCACCCGCAACGCCGCGAAGTTGGCCGAGCTGCGGCGGATTCTCGACGACGCCGGGGTGGCCGGGCTGCACGTGATCGGTCTCGACGACGTGCCCGAGTTCCCGGAGGCCCCCGAGACCGGGGCCACCTTCGAGGCCAACGCGGTGGCCAAGGCGGTCGACGCGGCGCGCGCCACCGGGCTTCCCGCCGTGGCCGACGACTCCGGTCTGGCGGTGGACGCGCTCAACGGGATGCCCGGTGTGCTCTCGGCGCGCTGGGCCGGTGGGCACGGGGACGATCGGGCCAATCTGGATCTGGTGCTGGCCCAGCTCGGCGACGTGCCGGACGAGCGCCGTGGTGCGGCGTTCGTCGCGGCGGCCGCGTTGGTGACGCCGGAGGGTTCGGAGACCGTGGTGCGCGGCACCTGGCCCGGTCACCTGATCCGCGAACCGCGCGGTTCCAACGGCTTCGGTTACGACCCGATCTTCGTGCCGGAGGGGGAGAGCCGCACCTCGGCCGAGCTCTCCGCCGCGGAGAAGGACGCGGACTCGCACCGGGGCAGGGCGCTGCGCGAGCTGCTGCCGTACCTGCGGCAGCTAGCGAGCTAA
- a CDS encoding ribonuclease PH (product_source=KO:K00989; cath_funfam=3.30.230.70; cog=COG0689; ko=KO:K00989; pfam=PF01138,PF03725; superfamily=54211; tigrfam=TIGR01966): MARADGRSDEALRDVRITRGYQDWPAGSVLVEFGRTRVLCAASVQEGVPRWRAGSGLGWVTAEYAMLPSATNTRGVRESVKGKIGGRTHEISRLVGRSLRSCIDMSALGENTITLDCDVIQADGGTRTAAITGAYVALADSVTWLRAAKRLSDPKPLSCAVSAVSVGVVDGKVRLDLPYEEDSRAEVDMNVVATDHGTFVEVQGTGEGATFPKSTLDKMLDMALAGSTRLCELQAEALAEPYPGKLPGSAA; this comes from the coding sequence GTGGCAAGAGCTGATGGCAGGAGCGACGAAGCGCTCCGGGACGTACGTATCACCCGCGGGTATCAGGACTGGCCTGCCGGATCGGTGCTGGTCGAATTCGGACGTACGCGGGTGCTGTGTGCGGCCAGCGTGCAGGAGGGTGTGCCGCGCTGGCGTGCCGGTTCGGGTCTCGGTTGGGTGACGGCGGAGTACGCGATGCTTCCCTCGGCCACCAACACGCGCGGGGTGCGCGAGTCGGTCAAGGGCAAGATCGGGGGACGTACCCACGAGATCAGCAGGCTGGTGGGGCGATCGCTGCGCAGCTGCATAGACATGAGCGCGCTCGGTGAGAACACCATCACACTGGACTGCGACGTCATCCAGGCCGACGGCGGTACCCGCACCGCCGCGATCACCGGTGCCTACGTCGCGCTGGCCGACTCCGTCACCTGGTTGCGCGCCGCCAAACGCCTCTCCGACCCCAAGCCGCTCTCCTGCGCGGTTTCGGCGGTCAGCGTCGGTGTGGTCGACGGGAAGGTACGGCTGGACCTGCCCTACGAGGAGGACTCCCGCGCCGAGGTCGACATGAACGTCGTCGCCACCGACCACGGAACCTTCGTGGAGGTGCAGGGAACCGGCGAGGGCGCCACGTTCCCCAAGTCCACTCTGGACAAGATGCTGGACATGGCGCTGGCGGGCTCGACACGGCTGTGCGAGCTGCAGGCCGAGGCGCTGGCCGAGCCGTATCCGGGCAAACTGCCGGGGAGTGCCGCATGA
- a CDS encoding hypothetical protein (product_source=Hypo-rule applied; pfam=PF14430) codes for MPITAVWPIESPEDANSGDGVTLTEPDEVDGLLARLAEPNAGVATVWHESRELADEDEGMPDHDVCVAVRDGHGYLSYIDVEHDLAVPEGDPAAPALHGGDVEFPEGSGVSLDTLAEALREFLRTARRPEAVTWRALEE; via the coding sequence GTGCCGATCACCGCCGTGTGGCCGATCGAGTCGCCCGAGGACGCCAACAGCGGCGACGGGGTCACGCTGACCGAACCCGACGAGGTCGACGGGCTGCTCGCCAGGTTGGCGGAGCCGAACGCGGGGGTCGCCACGGTCTGGCACGAGTCCCGCGAGCTGGCCGACGAGGACGAGGGGATGCCCGACCACGACGTGTGCGTGGCGGTGCGGGACGGTCACGGCTACCTGAGCTACATCGACGTGGAGCACGACCTCGCCGTTCCGGAGGGCGATCCCGCCGCACCGGCGCTGCACGGTGGTGACGTCGAGTTCCCCGAGGGGAGCGGGGTGTCGTTGGACACGCTGGCCGAAGCGCTGCGGGAGTTCCTGCGCACCGCGCGGCGACCCGAGGCCGTGACCTGGCGCGCCCTCGAGGAGTGA
- a CDS encoding ribonuclease BN (tRNA processing enzyme) (product_source=COG1234; cath_funfam=3.60.15.10; cog=COG1234; pfam=PF12706; smart=SM00849; superfamily=56281) yields the protein MKLTILGCSGSIPGPDAPASGYLVESGDTRILLDLGNGTLGTLQRFVDPFTPDALLLSHLHPDHCADFGALTVLRRYHPAPPYDPVERKLTVHAPAEAPERLAALYAPNAAERAGADLSDVFDFAPMPETPLRLGPFEITAFPVHHVCPSWGFRIAAEGRVLAYTADTGPCEELTELARDADVLLAEASWPDSPDRPDGLHLSGKQAAELADGASARRLLLTHLQPWCDAAAILAEAREHTAVPTELVTTAARYTV from the coding sequence GTGAAGCTGACGATTCTCGGATGCTCCGGCAGCATTCCCGGACCCGACGCGCCCGCCTCGGGGTATCTGGTGGAGTCCGGCGACACCAGGATTCTGCTCGACCTGGGTAACGGCACGCTCGGCACGTTGCAGCGCTTCGTCGATCCGTTCACGCCGGATGCCTTGCTGCTGTCACACCTGCACCCGGACCACTGCGCCGACTTCGGGGCGCTGACCGTGCTGCGCCGCTACCACCCCGCGCCGCCGTACGATCCGGTCGAGCGGAAGCTGACCGTCCACGCCCCGGCGGAGGCCCCGGAGCGACTCGCCGCGCTGTACGCGCCGAACGCCGCCGAACGAGCCGGTGCCGATCTCTCCGACGTCTTCGACTTCGCACCGATGCCCGAGACGCCGCTGCGGTTGGGGCCGTTCGAGATCACCGCCTTCCCCGTGCACCACGTGTGCCCCAGCTGGGGGTTCCGGATCGCGGCCGAGGGGCGTGTGCTGGCCTACACCGCCGACACGGGCCCGTGCGAGGAGCTCACCGAGCTGGCCCGCGACGCCGATGTGCTGCTGGCCGAGGCGTCCTGGCCGGACTCGCCCGATCGTCCCGACGGCCTGCACCTTTCCGGCAAGCAGGCCGCCGAGCTGGCCGACGGCGCCTCGGCGCGGCGGCTGCTGCTCACCCACCTGCAGCCCTGGTGCGACGCCGCCGCGATCCTGGCCGAGGCGCGCGAGCACACCGCCGTTCCCACCGAGCTGGTCACCACCGCCGCCCGGTACACGGTCTGA
- a CDS encoding glutamate racemase (product_source=KO:K01776; cath_funfam=3.40.50.1860; cog=COG0796; ko=KO:K01776; pfam=PF01177; superfamily=53681; tigrfam=TIGR00067), whose protein sequence is MTQAPIGIFDSGVGGLTVARAIMDRLPDERLRYVGDTANAPYGPLPLRRVREHALSVADSLVEEGVKMLVIACNTASSACLRDARERYDVPVVEVVLPAARQAAATTRNGRVGVIGTSATVRSRAYEDAFAAVPDVTPYPVACPRLVNFVERGTTSGRQILGLLQSYLEPLQRVDVDTLVLGCTHYPLLSGVLRIVLGEQVTLVSSAEESAREVARVLTERDSLARPADPTATPDHEFRATGSPEPFAKLARRFLGPSVTSDVVLPPDVSRSTA, encoded by the coding sequence GTGACCCAAGCACCGATCGGGATCTTCGACTCCGGCGTGGGCGGTCTGACCGTCGCCCGCGCGATCATGGACCGGCTGCCCGACGAGCGGCTGCGCTACGTGGGCGACACCGCCAACGCCCCCTACGGTCCCCTACCGCTCCGCCGGGTGCGGGAGCACGCGTTGTCGGTGGCCGACTCCCTCGTCGAAGAGGGCGTGAAGATGCTGGTCATCGCCTGCAACACCGCCTCGTCGGCCTGTCTGCGCGATGCGAGGGAGCGCTACGACGTACCGGTCGTGGAGGTGGTGCTGCCCGCCGCACGACAGGCCGCCGCCACCACCCGAAACGGCAGGGTGGGCGTGATCGGCACCAGCGCCACCGTCAGGTCCCGTGCCTACGAGGACGCCTTCGCCGCCGTTCCGGACGTGACGCCGTACCCGGTCGCCTGCCCGCGGTTGGTGAACTTCGTGGAGCGGGGAACCACCTCGGGGCGTCAGATCCTGGGACTGCTGCAGAGCTACCTGGAGCCGCTGCAGCGGGTCGACGTCGACACCCTCGTCCTCGGCTGCACCCACTATCCGCTGCTGAGCGGGGTGCTGCGGATCGTGTTGGGGGAGCAGGTGACGCTGGTCTCCAGCGCCGAGGAGAGCGCCCGGGAGGTCGCACGTGTACTGACCGAGCGTGACTCGCTGGCCCGACCGGCCGATCCCACCGCGACACCCGATCACGAGTTCCGGGCGACCGGATCACCCGAGCCGTTCGCCAAACTCGCCAGGCGTTTTCTCGGGCCTTCCGTCACATCCGATGTTGTGTTGCCTCCGGACGTGTCACGCTCGACCGCGTGA
- a CDS encoding membrane associated rhomboid family serine protease (product_source=COG0705; cath_funfam=1.20.1540.10; cog=COG0705; pfam=PF01694; superfamily=144091; transmembrane_helix_parts=Inside_1_23,TMhelix_24_46,Outside_47_78,TMhelix_79_101,Inside_102_107,TMhelix_108_127,Outside_128_131,TMhelix_132_154,Inside_155_160,TMhelix_161_178,Outside_179_187,TMhelix_188_205,Inside_206_228) codes for MSSSPGGPSRAPKPRVIPRRPARAALIMLGIVALLYLLELIDQLFFQTGVMSRRVTGLDTNGIQPRELDGLDGIVWSPFLHLGFEHLVLNTVPLLVLGWLCMAGGTRQFVAVTVVVLLVGGLGTWLTGQDGTTHLGASGIAFGWLLFLLVRGFFNRSAGQILVAVVLFFYWGGMLWGVLPGGQPNVSWQAHLFGALGGVLAAWLVRRGDRTHPARGVRRDDPTGGLGS; via the coding sequence GTGAGTTCATCGCCCGGAGGACCGAGCCGAGCACCCAAACCACGCGTGATACCGCGGCGCCCAGCCCGCGCGGCGCTGATCATGCTGGGCATCGTCGCCCTGCTGTACCTGCTGGAGCTGATCGATCAGCTGTTCTTCCAGACCGGTGTCATGAGTCGGCGCGTCACCGGCCTGGACACGAACGGCATCCAGCCCCGTGAGCTCGACGGCCTGGACGGGATCGTCTGGTCGCCGTTCCTGCACCTCGGATTCGAGCACCTGGTGTTGAACACCGTTCCGCTGCTGGTGCTCGGCTGGCTGTGCATGGCGGGCGGAACGCGTCAGTTCGTCGCGGTGACCGTGGTGGTGCTGCTGGTCGGCGGGTTGGGCACCTGGCTGACCGGGCAGGACGGAACCACCCACCTCGGTGCCTCCGGCATCGCCTTCGGTTGGCTGCTCTTCCTGCTCGTGCGGGGGTTCTTCAACCGCAGCGCGGGCCAGATCCTCGTGGCGGTGGTGTTGTTCTTCTACTGGGGCGGCATGTTGTGGGGAGTGCTCCCCGGCGGACAGCCGAACGTCTCCTGGCAGGCGCACCTGTTCGGCGCGCTGGGCGGTGTGCTGGCGGCCTGGCTGGTCCGGCGCGGTGACCGGACGCACCCGGCACGGGGCGTGCGACGCGACGATCCGACGGGCGGACTCGGATCGTGA
- a CDS encoding cysteine synthase B (product_source=KO:K12339; cath_funfam=3.40.50.1100; cog=COG0031; ko=KO:K12339; pfam=PF00291; superfamily=53686; tigrfam=TIGR01136) has protein sequence MARYDSLLDTLGDTPLVGLPALSPAPDVRLWAKLEDRNPTGSVKDRPALAMIEAAEKEGTLTQGCTILEPTSGNTGISLAMAASLKGYGLVCVMPENTSEERRQILQAYGARIVSSPAEGGSNQAVAVAKQLAEQNPDWVMLYQYGNSANAEAHYRGTGPEILRDLPGVTHFVAGLGTTGTLVGVGRYLHEQNPGTQVVAAEPRYGELVYGLRNLDEGFVPELYDADVLNRRFSVGSYDALRRTRQLLESEGIFAGISTGAVLHAALTVGERAAATGESAEIVFLVADAGWKYLSTGAYSGTLDEAAQRLDGQLWA, from the coding sequence GTGGCTCGCTACGACTCGTTGCTCGACACCCTGGGCGACACCCCGTTGGTGGGGCTTCCCGCTCTCTCGCCCGCACCCGACGTGCGGCTGTGGGCGAAGCTGGAGGACCGCAACCCGACGGGATCCGTCAAGGACAGGCCCGCACTGGCGATGATCGAGGCCGCGGAGAAGGAAGGCACCCTCACCCAGGGTTGCACCATTCTCGAGCCCACATCCGGCAATACCGGCATCTCGCTGGCCATGGCCGCTTCGCTGAAGGGTTACGGGCTGGTGTGCGTCATGCCGGAGAACACCTCCGAGGAACGCAGGCAGATCCTGCAGGCCTACGGAGCACGGATCGTCTCCTCCCCGGCCGAAGGTGGTTCCAACCAGGCCGTCGCCGTGGCGAAACAACTCGCGGAGCAGAACCCGGACTGGGTGATGCTCTACCAGTACGGCAACTCGGCCAACGCCGAGGCCCACTACCGGGGGACCGGTCCCGAGATCCTGCGTGACCTGCCCGGCGTGACCCACTTCGTGGCCGGGCTGGGTACCACGGGAACGCTGGTGGGCGTCGGCCGTTATCTGCACGAACAGAACCCCGGGACCCAGGTCGTCGCCGCCGAGCCGCGCTACGGCGAGCTGGTTTACGGACTTCGCAACCTGGACGAGGGATTCGTCCCCGAGCTCTACGACGCCGACGTGCTCAACCGGCGGTTCTCCGTCGGTTCCTACGACGCGCTGCGCCGTACCCGGCAGCTACTGGAGTCCGAGGGGATCTTCGCGGGGATCTCCACCGGTGCGGTGCTGCACGCGGCGTTGACCGTGGGCGAGCGAGCCGCCGCGACGGGGGAGTCCGCCGAGATCGTCTTCCTGGTCGCCGACGCGGGCTGGAAGTACCTCTCCACCGGTGCCTACAGCGGCACCCTGGACGAGGCGGCGCAGCGGCTGGACGGCCAGCTCTGGGCCTGA
- a CDS encoding molybdopterin converting factor small subunit (product_source=COG1977; cath_funfam=3.10.20.30; cog=COG1977; pfam=PF02597; superfamily=54285), whose product MAVNVSIPTILRSHTDGQKSVQADGGTVAEVINDLDSRHSGLKDRLVKDGGLHRFVNVYVNDEDIRFVGGLEATVSDGDSLTILPAVAGGMR is encoded by the coding sequence ATGGCAGTCAACGTTTCGATCCCGACGATCCTGCGTAGTCACACCGACGGGCAGAAGTCGGTGCAGGCCGACGGAGGCACCGTCGCGGAGGTGATCAACGATCTGGACTCGCGGCACAGCGGTCTGAAGGATCGGCTGGTCAAGGACGGTGGACTGCACCGCTTCGTCAACGTCTACGTCAACGACGAGGACATCCGGTTCGTGGGTGGTCTGGAGGCCACCGTCAGCGACGGTGACAGCCTGACGATCCTGCCGGCCGTCGCCGGTGGCATGCGCTGA
- a CDS encoding proteasome lid subunit RPN8/RPN11 (product_source=COG1310; cog=COG1310; pfam=PF14464; smart=SM00232; superfamily=102712): MINAERSPTFYRFDSTEQLQVWRAMDAADEEPVVIYHSHTATEAYPSRTDVSYASEPNAHYVLVSTRDPHEYELRSYRIVDGVVTEEPVEVVESYMFAHTGGDDIPDLG; encoded by the coding sequence ATGATCAACGCCGAACGTTCGCCGACGTTCTACAGGTTCGACTCCACCGAGCAACTGCAGGTCTGGCGAGCGATGGACGCCGCCGACGAGGAGCCGGTGGTCATCTACCACTCGCACACCGCGACCGAGGCGTACCCCTCGCGGACCGATGTTTCGTACGCCTCGGAACCCAACGCGCACTACGTGCTCGTGTCCACCAGGGACCCGCACGAATACGAGCTGCGCTCCTACCGCATCGTCGACGGCGTCGTCACCGAGGAGCCGGTGGAGGTCGTCGAGTCCTACATGTTCGCCCACACCGGCGGCGACGACATCCCCGACCTAGGCTGA
- a CDS encoding L-aminopeptidase/D-esterase-like protein (product_source=COG3191; cog=COG3191; pfam=PF03576; superfamily=56266), whose amino-acid sequence MVDSLPGAGPNNAITDIAGVTVGHQRRLDERWATGSTVVLTPAGAAGAVDVRGAGPGTRETDVLAPENLVRRVHGIVLGGGSAYGLSAADGVMRWLAERGHGVPVGPTPHEVVPVVPAAVLFDLPMSDWGRRPDATFGYAACEARTTGHPGAGNVGAGTGAVAGAIKGGLGTASSVLADGTRVGALVAVNSSGSVIDPATGLPWAVDSGLEGEFDLPRPSPETVSSAARRTARSDRAGNEITPLNTTIGVVATDAGFAKSDCRRIAVAAQDGLARAIRPAHGMTDGDTVFALATGERTTPAAGESQWLAALDEVCTAAAHVMARAIVHAVLAAGSVGAVPCYTRLYHPERE is encoded by the coding sequence ATGGTCGATTCGCTTCCCGGCGCGGGACCCAACAACGCGATCACCGACATAGCGGGCGTCACGGTCGGTCACCAGCGACGGTTGGACGAACGGTGGGCCACCGGCAGCACTGTGGTGCTCACGCCTGCCGGAGCCGCCGGTGCCGTGGACGTTCGCGGCGCCGGTCCGGGTACCCGGGAGACCGACGTGCTGGCTCCCGAGAACCTGGTGCGGCGGGTGCACGGGATCGTGCTCGGCGGCGGCAGTGCCTACGGGCTCTCGGCCGCCGACGGTGTGATGCGATGGCTGGCCGAACGCGGCCACGGCGTACCCGTCGGTCCCACCCCGCACGAGGTCGTGCCCGTGGTGCCCGCCGCGGTGCTGTTCGATCTGCCCATGAGCGACTGGGGCAGACGTCCCGACGCCACCTTCGGCTACGCCGCGTGCGAAGCGCGGACCACCGGCCATCCGGGTGCCGGGAACGTCGGTGCGGGCACTGGCGCTGTCGCGGGGGCGATCAAGGGTGGTCTCGGGACGGCGAGTTCGGTACTGGCGGACGGGACCAGGGTCGGTGCGCTGGTGGCGGTCAATTCCTCGGGGAGCGTGATAGACCCGGCGACCGGTCTGCCGTGGGCCGTCGACAGCGGCCTCGAAGGAGAGTTCGACCTGCCGCGGCCCTCGCCGGAAACCGTCAGCTCAGCGGCGCGGCGTACCGCCCGGTCCGACCGCGCGGGCAACGAGATCACTCCGCTCAACACCACGATCGGGGTCGTGGCCACCGACGCCGGTTTCGCCAAGTCCGATTGCCGCAGGATCGCGGTCGCGGCGCAGGACGGGCTGGCCAGGGCGATACGTCCGGCTCACGGCATGACCGACGGGGACACGGTGTTCGCGCTGGCCACCGGCGAGCGCACCACCCCCGCGGCGGGTGAGTCCCAGTGGTTGGCGGCGTTGGACGAGGTGTGCACGGCGGCGGCGCACGTGATGGCCCGGGCGATCGTGCACGCCGTTCTCGCGGCGGGATCGGTGGGTGCCGTGCCCTGTTACACGCGTCTCTACCATCCCGAACGGGAATGA
- a CDS encoding hypothetical protein (product_source=Hypo-rule applied; pfam=PF09438) yields the protein MQDWTRDNDRLVTEFEPNEAAVIRGLVGEIKDMLTARADQAPQDELAELTGMRAGPSTPPEEGVLARLLPDFIRPDRDSFEPEAESSDTAGALRSLHEPELIEHKSGVAATVLDTCPERGGRVSLTEDQADSWLSALNDVRLALGTALGVSEEVPEDPPEDQLQREHYYVYQWLTWVQESLIQALSS from the coding sequence GTGCAGGATTGGACACGCGACAACGACAGGCTGGTGACCGAGTTCGAACCGAACGAGGCCGCGGTGATCCGGGGGCTCGTCGGTGAGATCAAGGACATGCTCACCGCCCGCGCCGACCAGGCGCCGCAGGACGAACTCGCCGAGCTGACCGGGATGCGTGCCGGGCCGAGCACACCCCCGGAGGAAGGTGTCCTCGCCAGGCTGCTGCCCGACTTCATCCGACCGGACCGGGACAGCTTCGAGCCGGAGGCCGAAAGCTCCGACACCGCCGGTGCGCTGCGCTCGCTGCACGAGCCCGAGCTGATCGAGCACAAGAGCGGGGTGGCCGCCACCGTGCTCGACACCTGCCCTGAGCGCGGCGGCAGGGTGTCGCTGACCGAGGACCAGGCCGACAGCTGGCTCTCGGCGCTCAACGACGTCCGGTTGGCTCTCGGTACCGCGCTCGGGGTCTCCGAGGAGGTCCCCGAGGATCCGCCCGAGGACCAGCTGCAACGCGAGCACTACTACGTCTACCAGTGGCTTACCTGGGTGCAGGAGAGCCTCATTCAGGCACTCAGTTCCTGA
- a CDS encoding ATP-dependent Clp protease adaptor protein ClpS (product_source=KO:K06891; cath_funfam=3.30.1390.10; cog=COG2127; ko=KO:K06891; pfam=PF02617; superfamily=54736) codes for MTTPAEVESAQAEPEEAASEERPWVAVVWNDPVNLMSYVTYVLQKIFGYSKEHATKLMLDVHNKGRAVVSSGSKEKVEGDVAKLHAAGLWATMQHDS; via the coding sequence ATGACCACGCCCGCCGAAGTCGAAAGTGCGCAGGCCGAACCGGAGGAGGCCGCGAGCGAGGAACGGCCCTGGGTGGCCGTCGTGTGGAACGATCCGGTCAACCTCATGTCCTACGTGACCTACGTACTCCAGAAGATCTTCGGCTACAGCAAGGAGCACGCCACCAAGCTCATGCTGGATGTGCACAACAAGGGCCGGGCCGTGGTCTCATCCGGCTCCAAGGAAAAGGTGGAGGGCGACGTGGCGAAACTGCACGCCGCGGGGCTCTGGGCCACCATGCAGCACGACTCGTGA
- a CDS encoding nicotinate phosphoribosyltransferase (product_source=KO:K00763; cath_funfam=3.20.140.10; cog=COG1488; ko=KO:K00763; pfam=PF04095; superfamily=51690,54675; tigrfam=TIGR01513) translates to MTDPAGTALRTDHYELTMLSSALRDGTAHRHCVFEVFTRRLPDGRRYGVVGGMGRLLDAVENFRFDEGVLEALERDRVCDRRTLEWLANFRFTGDIDGYPEGELYFPGSPLLTVRGTFAEAVLLETVVLSILNHDSAVVAAATRMASAANGRRIIEMGSRRTHEESAVASARAAYLAGFTATSNLLAGARYGIPTAGTSAHSFTMLHDSERAAFESQVAALGADTTLLVDTYDITEGIDTAVEVAGTDLGAVRIDSGDVGALARQAREQLDSLGATGTRIVVSGDLDEFAIASLRAEPVDVYGVGTSLVTGSGHPTCGMVYKLAEVDGRPVVKRSSHKESRGGSKNALRRHKPTGTALEEVVHRNGPGIEPPEAGPHDRFVQLPLVRGGERVENLPGLEDNRQRLRHALVSLPWEGLKLSAGEPAIPTVFENF, encoded by the coding sequence ATGACCGATCCAGCCGGTACAGCGCTGCGCACCGACCACTACGAACTGACCATGCTCAGCAGCGCCCTGCGCGACGGCACCGCACACCGCCACTGCGTGTTCGAGGTGTTCACCAGGCGCCTGCCGGACGGCCGCCGCTACGGGGTGGTCGGCGGGATGGGGCGGCTGCTCGACGCGGTGGAGAACTTCCGGTTCGACGAAGGAGTGCTGGAGGCCCTGGAACGCGACCGGGTCTGTGACCGGCGCACCCTGGAATGGCTGGCGAACTTCCGGTTCACCGGTGACATCGACGGCTATCCGGAGGGTGAGCTCTACTTCCCCGGATCACCGCTGTTGACGGTCCGCGGGACCTTCGCCGAGGCGGTGCTGTTGGAGACCGTGGTCCTGTCGATCCTCAACCACGACAGTGCGGTCGTGGCGGCGGCCACGCGCATGGCCTCGGCCGCCAACGGCAGACGCATCATCGAGATGGGGTCCCGGCGCACGCACGAGGAGTCGGCGGTCGCCTCGGCGCGGGCCGCTTACCTGGCCGGGTTCACCGCGACGTCGAACCTGCTGGCCGGAGCCAGGTACGGGATTCCGACGGCGGGCACCTCGGCGCACTCGTTCACGATGCTGCACGACAGCGAGCGCGCCGCGTTCGAGTCACAGGTCGCCGCACTGGGGGCGGACACCACCCTGCTGGTGGACACCTACGACATCACCGAGGGGATCGACACCGCGGTGGAGGTGGCAGGGACGGACCTCGGCGCGGTACGCATCGACTCCGGGGACGTGGGGGCGCTGGCCAGGCAGGCCAGGGAGCAGCTCGATTCGCTGGGGGCCACCGGAACACGGATCGTGGTGTCCGGCGACCTCGACGAGTTCGCCATCGCCTCGTTGCGTGCCGAACCGGTGGACGTCTACGGGGTCGGCACCTCGCTGGTGACCGGTTCCGGCCATCCCACCTGCGGGATGGTCTACAAACTGGCCGAGGTGGACGGTCGCCCGGTGGTCAAGCGCAGCTCGCACAAGGAGTCGCGCGGCGGGAGCAAGAACGCGCTGCGCAGGCACAAGCCCACCGGTACGGCGCTGGAGGAGGTGGTGCACCGCAACGGCCCCGGCATCGAGCCCCCGGAGGCCGGGCCGCACGACCGCTTCGTGCAGCTGCCGTTGGTCCGCGGGGGTGAGCGGGTCGAGAACCTCCCGGGGCTGGAGGACAATAGGCAACGACTGCGGCACGCGCTGGTGAGCCTGCCCTGGGAAGGACTCAAGCTCTCGGCGGGCGAACCCGCGATTCCCACGGTGTTCGAGAATTTCTGA